In one window of Rhinatrema bivittatum chromosome 10, aRhiBiv1.1, whole genome shotgun sequence DNA:
- the LOC115099816 gene encoding uncharacterized protein LOC115099816 → MTKPHVETVVGCLPGPEGTALESSTPQIASDAFFAGTSKDTKEGIEESCIAGAGGPPAGDSSFHLSGAAAVGVDPCTNLQLRPGSAAFLSYRQQRAEPRPWAIPKQDSPADFGVPESARGYPEAQPLSPGGGRRPLLPGEAPWQLCGAICLLPWTCSRCPIPAAPSPDRCGQGEGSAGHQGRCRVGRAAGFKSSAAPWELGQVASSRVPRRSSGSEEGALWGQKHLKHQSQLLLEVPTSYTEQLEGGAMRLVPDKGIVSCQWLSVH, encoded by the exons ATGACCAAGCCTCATGTAGAGACTGTGGTTGGATGTCTCCCCGGTCCCGAAGGTACCGCACTCGAGAGTAGCACGCCTCAGATCGCCTCCGACGCATTCTTCGCCGGGACCAGCAAAGACACCAAAGAAGGCATTGAAGAGAGCTGCATCGCTGGAGCCGGGGGACCACC CGCTGGGGACTCCTCGTTTCATCTTTCTGGAGCCGCTGCGGTCGGCGTTGACCCTTGCACTAACCTGCAGCTCCGGCCAGGATCTGCCGCTTTCCTCTCCTACAGGCAGCAGCGAGCGGAGCCCCGGCCCTGGGCTATCCCAAAGCAGGACTCGCCGGCAGATTTCGGGGTCCCGGAGAGCGCGCGCGGATATCCAGAGGCGCAGCCGCTCAGCCCGGGCGGTGGGCGCCGGCCCCTGCTTCCCGGGGAGGCTCCGTGGCAGCTCTGCGGAGccatctgcctcctgccctggaCCTGCAGCCGGTGTCCGATTCCAGCAGCGCCGTCACCTGATCGCTGCGGGCAGGGGGAGGGAAGCGCAGGACACCAGGGGCGGTGCAGGGTGGGGAGAGcggcagggttcaaatcctctgCTGCGCCTTGGGAGCTTGGGCAAGTCGCTTCCTCCAGGGTCCCAAGGCGCAGCTCCGGATCTGAAGaaggagccctctggggacagaagcATCTAAAGCACCAAT CTCAGCTGCTCCTGGAGGTTCCAACCTCGTATACCGAGCAGCTTGAAGGTGGGGCTATGCGCCTTGTCCCCGATAAAGGAATTGTATCCTGCCAGTGGCTTTCTGTGCATTAA